TGTGTGCGCGCAATTAACTTATCTGTGGATTCAATCTTCCCACTGATCACATAAGGCAGGCCACATTGTCCGTATGAATACACGCCTCCCTTTTCTAACACAGTGATTTCATGTCCAGAGCTGTTTCGGACCATTTGCATCGCAGCACTCATACCCGCCGCATCTCCACCAATAATAAGTATTTTCATCTTCATCCCTCCAATCTTTGTGTATCCATTTATTACTGGTTTTTAAACATCGGGGATTATATCCATATATAGGTGACTCAGAAAAACCTTTGCGATAATCAAAGAACTACCTCGAAACTTTCTCTGCCATCACTTGTGATACGGTTCACCGCGATTTATCCTGTAAGCACGGTAAATTTGCTCAACAAGGATCAATCGCATTAATTGGTGAGGGAATGTCATTTTGGAGAAGGATAGTTGTTCATCGGACCTTTTCAATACTTCATCACTCAATCCAAGTGATCCTCCGATAACAAAAGCGATTTTGCTTTTTCCGTACGTCGCTAGTTTATCGAGTGTGTCTGCAAGTTCTTCTGATGATTTGAGCTTTCCATTAATGGCGAGGGCGATAACATAGGTATCGAGTCCAATTTTCGATAGGATCCGCTCGCCTTCTTTTTGCTTGACCTGGATCATCTCAGTATCGCTCAATTCCTCCGGGGCTTTTTCGTCAGGCACCTCGATGACTTCCACTTTTGCATAGCTTCCCAGACGTTTTAAATACTCCTCAATCCCTTGTTTGAGGTATTTTTCTTTCAATTTGCCAACCGTTACGATTGAGATATTCACAGTCATCCCCACTTTACAAACAGATTACAAACAGTTTACAAACAACTTATCAACAGGAGTTATCCACATATTCACATCGATATCCACATTTAGTAGGCGATCATTCGTTCGCCACAATATATACAGCAGGTTGTCCACAGTATCCACAAACAAACTCCGACTTATCAACAGACTCTAACTTCGTTAATTGTGGTGCTGTTTCAAACTCATCAACCGCTTCATCCAGCGCCAATTCTACATGTTCACCGCAGCAATACTTCATTACAATCATCCTTTCAGCTTCTTTTTATATGATTATCATTTGCCTATTTTCCCATTTAAATTTATCCACAATGACCATTTTAACATACGAAAAGCACCAGCGCCTTGGTCAGCCCCGACAAGCGCTGGAGGGCTAGCCAGTGAAGTCGGTCTTTGACTTCATTGGCTGGACCGCAGCGTCTCGAGGGGTTTGGCGCTGTAGCTAGACACTATTCTTAATACAAAATTTATACTTCTTATTTAAAAAAAACAGGAAGCATTCTGCCTCCTGTCATTATCCACAACTCTTATAATGTTTCTCCGCCCAGCTTCATTGTCGTTTCTTCCAGCTGGCCATTTCGATAATATTTGATTTGCATATCATCGCCAACTTTCTTTTTATTGTAAAGATGTTTGCGTAAATCCACTACATCGCGGATCTCCTCGCCATCCATTTCAACAATGACGTCATATTCTTTCAATCCTGCCTGAGCCGCAGGTGAATTTGGCTGTACACCTCTGATTGCCACACCATAATTCACTTCCTTAGGAAGTTTCAGTGTATTCTGCTGGTGGTAGGATGAAATTTCATTGACTGAGGCTAATTCAACACCCATGAATGGCCGCTGTACTTCACCTGTCTTCTCCAAATCCTCAATGATTGGAGCTGCGTAATTGATTGGAATCGATAAACCGATCCCTTCTACAGCACTTTGGGCAATTTTCATCGAATTTATGCCAACCACCTGGCCATCGATATTAATCAAAGCTCCTCCACTGTTTCCAGGGTTGATCGCTGCATCGGTCTGTAAAACCTCTGCCTGCCAATCGGGGGTTCCATCCTGATTGATATCGACTGGAATCGCGCGTTCTAAACCAGAGATGATCCCCTGTGTAACGGATCCTGAAAAAGTAAGCCCAAGCGGGTTACCGATTGCGATGACCGGTTCACCTGGTTTTAGATTGTCTGAATTGCCGAATTCCGCTACGACTTTTATTTGTTCAGAAGGAACCTCCAATACAGCCAGGTCTGTCCAGATATCGCTTCCTAACAACTTAGCAGGTACTTTCGTTCCGTCGCTAAGGCTGACTTCTAGTTCGGAGGCTTCGGCCACAACATGATGGTTTGTGACTATATAGGCTTTGCCGCCCTCTTTCTTATAAATTACGCCCGATCCCGTTCCGCCTGATTCCTGGGATTGGCCCCAGAAACTCGTGCTCTCCTGGATATTCGTAATGCCCACTACTGCATCTCCTGCCTTGTCGACGGCTTCAGTGATCTGTGAGTAAACATCAATGGATACATTTTTTTTAGAGGTATTGCCTTCTTCACTTTCTTCACTTGGATCTTCGTCGGTAACAGCTGTTTGATTATGAGGTTCTATTTTGTATGGCAGCACATCCAAGTTAGCTAGTATAGGAATCGAGAAGATCACCAATAATGCACCTATGACTGCACCTGCCAGGCTGGCCCAGAAAAAGCCGCCTTTCCTGCCGTTTTGCGGTTTATACCTGCTTTGATAATCTTGATCATAATAACCCAATGTCCACCAATCCTTTCATTGACCAATAGATACGTTAGTTATTTTTATATAGATTATTATACTACCAGTGAAGGTAATTTCTAAATCAAAAGCCTCTCCATTTCCATTTCAAAATAAAAAGGAGCAAAAGCACCCAAACATGATGCCTTTACTCCTTTACCTATTCATTCTAGACCTTAAACAAATTAAATGGCTGTCAAAGGGGTTGGGGTCTTCGGATCTGTATCAATCAAATCGAACTGCTCTCCTACTATAATGCCCCTGCCCTCCAAGGTTTGGGAGACTGACATACGTGCTAGGTCTTTCATGTTATTATCTGTGCTTAAATGAGCCAGATAAATTCGTTTCGTATTATCTCCTGCGACTTCGCTCATCGCGACAGCGGCGTCCTCATTAGAGACATGGCCATAATCACTTAGGATCCGGCGCTTGACACTCCAAGGGTACCTTCCCATCCTCAGCATCTGGACGTCATGGTTGCTTTCAAACACATAGGCATCAGCATTGGAAATGATCCCTTTCATCCGGTCACTGACATAGCCTGTGTCTGTGATGAGCACCAGTTTCTTGCCTTCTTTGTGGAATACGTAGAACATTGGCTCAGCCGCGTCGTGCGAGACACCGAAGGATTCGATATCAAGGCCGCCGAATGTTTTCACAGTTTCCATGTCAAAAGAGAATTTCTGCTCAAGCGGAACTTCCCCAATCAATCCGTCCATCGCTTTCCATGTTTTTTCATTCGCATAGATTGGCAGTTTGTACTTACGGGCAACGATTCCTATGCCTTTTATATGATCGCTATGTTCATGCGTCACTAATATACCAGAGAGGTCTTTCATACTACGGCCAATTTGCTTGAATAAAGCCTCCATCTGTTTGCCGCTCAATCCAGCATCCACTAAAAAGGATTGGCCCTCCGTCTCCACATAGATCGCATTTCCCGTACTCCCGCTTGCGAGAACACTAAAATGCAAACTCATATCTCTTCACTCCGTCATTTTATTTTCTCCGTCAGACAACGGGATGACCCGACCCTCGAATGCGTGTACAAAAAGGTTCTCCTTGCCATTGACTTCAATCCTCCATGTCGGTGTCACGACATGTGATGCAGTCAGGGAAACAAGAGTGGAATATCCTAATTTAAAATCGGTAATTTCACTCTTCGGCTTGATCAAACCTTTTTTATATAGAGTTTCCAACGCCCTTAATGGCGGCAGCAATTCTTCTGTTTCCGAGAGCTCATCGATGATCTCCACATACGTTTGCTTATACGAAGTCACTTCATTATTTTCATTGAAAAAGAACGTCAATTTTGCATTGCTGTTATAGTAAAATGTCTTATTGTCATATTCCTGGTAATACGTGATCGTTTTTTCTTCATCATTCTTACTCCAGAACTTATACTCTTCACCAGCAAAAATGTTCGCTTTTATAAAATCAGATAGCTCGGCTGGCTGGAACTTGCTCGTTAATTTAAACGGCTTGTCCAGCTTAGATTCAATAGAAGTCCCATCTCCCAGACTGATTGTCTGCCCTTTGGCCTTTCCTATCTCCTCGGTCGTGAAAACTTTCGTCCGCACACTTAGATACTGTTCTTTCTTTTTAATATCAGGGAGTTCAACATAGGTGATATCATCATTCTTCAGCTTTTCCTCCAGGGTCGCTTCCTTTGGAATTTCATACTGGGCAGCATCCCTCGTATTCATGAACTGATAAACAAGGTAAACATCAAGGACGAGGAACGTGAGAATAAAGATTGTCTTGATCCTACTCCAATCCATTATTCAATTCCTCCTCCCATATCAGCTGCCGCCACTGCTGATCATATAAATAGAACCAGCCTGGCTCCAGCAGAATCAATGAATTTTCTGGTCCCTGTGTCATGTAATAGCCAGGCATTAGGTTTTGAAGCAGCTCCAGCTTGAAATCCTTTTTGCTTTGCAGGTACTCCAGCGCTTCATATCCAGATGGCAATGTCTTTGTAACGACATCTGGATTCAAAGGGAGCTCCAGGTGGAATCCAGGGCGCACATATCGGCTGATCTCCGACTGTCGCCACTGCTGATAAATCTCTGACATCCCAATTTGGTTAAACACAGGATAACCTTCCTTGCTGTACAGTCGGAAAAGGACATTCTGGTTAAAATCATCCTTGTACACATATCGGTACGTTTCCGTCCAGCCGCCATGGCTATTCACAAACTCAATGCTTTTCTGTAAAACATTGTTCGTGCCGATAATCGAATCACCAGTCCGGACCGGATTCACATAGTTAATCATATTGGTTTGCGTATCCACGATCATTTTGCTGGCATCATCAGTGTATTCCTCCACGCCATCAACCATGCTGCGCTGAACAAAGCTCGGATCCGCGAATAGCGCATCCTTGAACTGTTCTGAATCCAATGGATTTTGGTAATAGGTGTGCATCACCATATTCACTTCTTCGGTTGGCAGATAGATCTTCCTAATGTCTGAAACGGTATATAGGAAATATGGCGTCAGCCTTCTTGAAGAATCATAGTATTTTTTTGTAAAACTATTTATATAGGAAGGACTGACATTGCTGACATAGACTTCCTGGTTTTTTTGCGAGTAAAAATAGACAATTCCCTCTTGCTTTTGCTGGGTTTCGGAATTGATGATGATTCGGTCGAAATCAAACTTCGGAATATTCTTCTCGTCAATATTCAATACTCTTTTATAGAGTTCAATCGGTACTTCATCCGGAAAAATGATTTCGGTATTTTCACCCTGGACTATTCTTTCATTAAAATCACTGATTCGTCCGGGATACTGTTCCATATCAAAGTACTTCCATTTCGAAATGACTCCAATAAGATCATCAATATGGCCATTGTCTACAGAGCCAAACTGTTTCCCGCCTACATGATAAATAATCTGGTGTGGCTTAACGATTTTCTTAAGTTCCTTCTGTGTGGCAATGTTGATTTCTTCAACTGTTTTTTGATTGTTGACCAACTCATAATCCGGCTGGTATGTCCAAATATTCCAGGTTAAAAAACCACTCAGCGCGACGAGAAATGTTAAAATAACAGATTTTATATTTTCATATGTCATGACCAATCATCCTCTGCACTTCGGTCATAAGGAAGCGTAAATTGAACAGTAGTTCCTTTTCCTTCCACGCTTTCTGCCCATATTCTGCCGCCATGGGCATTGACCATTTCCTTGGCGATGGCCAGTCCAAGGCCTGTCCCGCCAAGTTTCCTTGTCCTGGCTTTATCGACACGGTAAAAACGATCAAAAATTTTATCAAGATTGTCTTTCGGGATGCCGACCCCTTCGTCAGAGATGCTAGCGACAATCTGGTCATCCAGCTCTTTCACTTCGAACGTAATCGTTCCGCCCTCTGGTGAATACTTCATGGCATTAGAAATGATATTATCAAGTACTTGCGTAATTTTATCTTCATCTATTTCTACGAAAATCGCATCCTCGGTGATTTTCCTTTTGAAAGAAACATTTTGTTCCTTCGTCATTTCAAATCGGTCAATGATC
The window above is part of the Mesobacillus jeotgali genome. Proteins encoded here:
- a CDS encoding two-component system activity regulator YycH encodes the protein MTYENIKSVILTFLVALSGFLTWNIWTYQPDYELVNNQKTVEEINIATQKELKKIVKPHQIIYHVGGKQFGSVDNGHIDDLIGVISKWKYFDMEQYPGRISDFNERIVQGENTEIIFPDEVPIELYKRVLNIDEKNIPKFDFDRIIINSETQQKQEGIVYFYSQKNQEVYVSNVSPSYINSFTKKYYDSSRRLTPYFLYTVSDIRKIYLPTEEVNMVMHTYYQNPLDSEQFKDALFADPSFVQRSMVDGVEEYTDDASKMIVDTQTNMINYVNPVRTGDSIIGTNNVLQKSIEFVNSHGGWTETYRYVYKDDFNQNVLFRLYSKEGYPVFNQIGMSEIYQQWRQSEISRYVRPGFHLELPLNPDVVTKTLPSGYEALEYLQSKKDFKLELLQNLMPGYYMTQGPENSLILLEPGWFYLYDQQWRQLIWEEELNNGLE
- the rlmH gene encoding 23S rRNA (pseudouridine(1915)-N(3))-methyltransferase RlmH; protein product: MNISIVTVGKLKEKYLKQGIEEYLKRLGSYAKVEVIEVPDEKAPEELSDTEMIQVKQKEGERILSKIGLDTYVIALAINGKLKSSEELADTLDKLATYGKSKIAFVIGGSLGLSDEVLKRSDEQLSFSKMTFPHQLMRLILVEQIYRAYRINRGEPYHK
- a CDS encoding MBL fold metallo-hydrolase, coding for MSLHFSVLASGSTGNAIYVETEGQSFLVDAGLSGKQMEALFKQIGRSMKDLSGILVTHEHSDHIKGIGIVARKYKLPIYANEKTWKAMDGLIGEVPLEQKFSFDMETVKTFGGLDIESFGVSHDAAEPMFYVFHKEGKKLVLITDTGYVSDRMKGIISNADAYVFESNHDVQMLRMGRYPWSVKRRILSDYGHVSNEDAAVAMSEVAGDNTKRIYLAHLSTDNNMKDLARMSVSQTLEGRGIIVGEQFDLIDTDPKTPTPLTAI
- a CDS encoding CxxH/CxxC protein, encoding MKYCCGEHVELALDEAVDEFETAPQLTKLESVDKSEFVCGYCGQPAVYIVANE
- a CDS encoding two-component system regulatory protein YycI, whose product is MDWSRIKTIFILTFLVLDVYLVYQFMNTRDAAQYEIPKEATLEEKLKNDDITYVELPDIKKKEQYLSVRTKVFTTEEIGKAKGQTISLGDGTSIESKLDKPFKLTSKFQPAELSDFIKANIFAGEEYKFWSKNDEEKTITYYQEYDNKTFYYNSNAKLTFFFNENNEVTSYKQTYVEIIDELSETEELLPPLRALETLYKKGLIKPKSEITDFKLGYSTLVSLTASHVVTPTWRIEVNGKENLFVHAFEGRVIPLSDGENKMTE
- a CDS encoding S1C family serine protease, yielding MGYYDQDYQSRYKPQNGRKGGFFWASLAGAVIGALLVIFSIPILANLDVLPYKIEPHNQTAVTDEDPSEESEEGNTSKKNVSIDVYSQITEAVDKAGDAVVGITNIQESTSFWGQSQESGGTGSGVIYKKEGGKAYIVTNHHVVAEASELEVSLSDGTKVPAKLLGSDIWTDLAVLEVPSEQIKVVAEFGNSDNLKPGEPVIAIGNPLGLTFSGSVTQGIISGLERAIPVDINQDGTPDWQAEVLQTDAAINPGNSGGALINIDGQVVGINSMKIAQSAVEGIGLSIPINYAAPIIEDLEKTGEVQRPFMGVELASVNEISSYHQQNTLKLPKEVNYGVAIRGVQPNSPAAQAGLKEYDVIVEMDGEEIRDVVDLRKHLYNKKKVGDDMQIKYYRNGQLEETTMKLGGETL